The DNA sequence CTAATCGCGAATAAATCTTCCCGACGCCCGCAGGAATACGTATCCACGCGACACAACACCGCTCACATCCTACAATTGCTCCGTGACGTGTGGCATTACGTATGCGGCACGACATATTAGACTTTTGCTCGCCCGTACTGTAGGTGCGGGTAGATAAGCAATCAGAAACTATAAAACCACAGCAGCTTAGCAACAAAAGACCATATACAGGAGGGTCACAACTCAAAAGAAGACAGATGTGCTATACTGTGAATTGAGATATTACACATGATATTCCCCAAGTCCATTTCCTCTTTACCTAAAATGTACAGTATTCgacatgaaaaaaaaaaaagtgtccGCATCATGCAACTGGGCTTTTACGTTCGCGTACGCCAGGCAATAGATAAAATAAGCAAATAAAAAACCACTatgaaaaaacaaaaacaaagccaTCGCTGCTGTTGTCTAGTAAAAGTTGGCCAAGATGTGTTGGGATGTTGATACAATCCACTCAAGCTTGCCTCTGTCGAGATTGGCCAGGAAGGGATCAGTAGGGAATCCATCCTGGATGCCAGCAATCAAAGGCTGCACGCGGGTAATAAGCAGCTGCATCGTTTGCGATGTGCTCTTCATCACCTCGCGAGACATGTCGTCATCCCAGTTCTATAGAAACATCAAAGTTAGCATCTGGCAATTGCATCCTAGGAACAAAGTCTACAAACAAAGGGATACTCACGTAGTTGGGCAAGCTGGCGCCAAACGACCTCACAGCCATCTCAATCCATTCAACCTCCTCCTTCAACCGCGGGTTCGGCTTCAAGTCCTTAGAAATGGTCGCAATCacaaccagcagcatcagcggctGCAGGGAATCAAACTTGCCGGGAGGGTATCGGCTCAAGCAGCGCCGGAAGATCTCCGTCTCACGGCCGCTCTGGATCCACTGGATCATGGCGTCCTGCAGACGATTCTCCGCAATCGCCGTCTCAATCACTCGGATGCGCTGCACAAGGTCGttgtcggcctcggcctcggacTTGTTCATCTGACTGGCATAGGCACCGGCAAGCGCAGCCACGTTGTTGGCCGGGCCAACGTGGTCCGAGGGGGCGGCAGATCCATGGGGGCTTGCCACGTGCTGAGATCCGCGCATGTATTGAGGGCTTCCATACTGCTGGGGGTGGCTAGGAGCCTGGCTAGGAGCTTGGCTCGGTGGGAAGCTTGCGCGGTGGCTGGCCACAGTGTTAGCGTAGCCATGGGATCCGATGCTGTGAGCAACGCTGGCAGGGTGCGAAACATTGATGCCGCCACCGGCAGCAGTCACGACGGGAAGCTCAACAGGCTGTTGCTTAAATTTAAGGAACTCGGCCTGGAGCGATGACTGCGAGGCTGCCATGGTGGACACCATATCCGACAGCCGGGTAACATAAGACAGAAGCTGGTCTATCTTGTTGTTGTCCGCGGCATGCTGCGccttcagctgctcaaaCTGCTCATGGTACTGCTTGTGAATGTCAGTAGCCACGCGCTGAGCCGCCTGGGTAGCAATGTTGTTGAACGTGGGCGCCAAGCGTTGAGAAATCGTCGAGATGACCTCTTGCTGTACGCTGGTGGTAACCACAGTGCTGACTCTATCAgagatggcgttgatgaaATCGTTGGATCGCAGCGAGCGGCTAACAGCATGGGGCAGAGCACTTTGGATCTCCTTCTGCACAGTCGAAGCCATGTTGACCTGAATCTTATTCTGGACCAAATCGGCCACGGCCTTGCTAGTCTTGTCGCCAATGGAAGGTATCACGACGTCAGTGAACTGCTGGTGGATCAAATTCTCGAGCACTTTCTGAGTGTTCTCGTTCAAGATGTCAGAAACCATGTCGAGCAGTTTCAGCTGGTGCTGGTTGAAGCTGTCGTCCCTGACGCGAGCGCTGTCGTTGATCTTGTTGTGCAAGTTATTCATCGAAGCCTTGAACGTGTCGGACACGGTAGCTCCAAGCCTCAATTCCAggctgccaatggcggcgTCGAATGCCTCAGATGAGATGCCGCCAGCGACCAGGCCGCCGTTGATAGCGCTCTTGCTGGGAGGcgcagcagcctcgcccTTGTGCGATGATGCCGACCCATTGGCATTTGCCTCGgcatccttgcccttcttcttgcgctgcCTGCGCTCAGATTTCTCGGGATGGTTTTCCTTAGATGACTGTCCCGGGGTCTCAATCTCTTTGGCGTCATTCTTGGGGGGCTTGGCAGGGGTGGTCACCTGCTGTTCGACGACCCGAGGagtagctgctgcttcagAAGAAGCGGCGGCCTGAGCAGGCGGCTGCAGAATCTCTCTTGTCGCGGATCGGGTGGCAATGCGCACTGGGGTGGTGTGCTCGGTGGTAGTGGTACCGTTGGTAACGTCCGTCTGAACTGGAgtcttgagcttggagacgGTGACGACGCCCTCAATAACGGCATCGACAGGATCAAGCACCTTGTTATCCTTGGACCATCCCAGCTCAGCCTGCTTAATCATCAGACAAGCAACGCCCTTGGAATGCATGGCGTATAACTCAAACAACGTGGGCTCGTCGGTGTCCTGGACCATGGCGGGGGTAGCGAGAATATCCAGGCTGCGTAGAATGCCACGGTTGGCAAAGGAGTACTCTCGAACGCCGCTAATGACAGCAGTACTATCTGGCTGGGGAATAGAGGGGTCCTGGCTGACAAGCTTCTGGATGTACTCGGCCTGAGTTACGTTCCTCAGGTTATACTTAGGAGCCGAAAGATGCGCAAAGTAGACCGAGTTGCGAGTTGGGTGGCCGATGATGATCATGCCACTAGCCGGATGATACATGACGCTGCAAACGGCGTCCGACTCCTTGCTGTGAGGCAGGTTGAACTCTTGAACAGGCTTGCCCAGAGCGAGATCCCACAGCTGTAGAGTATGGTTTTGCTTCATGCCAACAATCATGTATCTCAGCGCACATCGCTTCTGGTAAGGGCGCTGCTTGTCGAGGAGCAATACAGATGTCGGCCAAGCTTTATCGCCCTCTGGAGTGCTAGCCAGAGTCATCAAAGGTTCCTTAATCTCCAAAGATGAGTGGGCGGGGGCGGGGTTGCGAGGATCCGAGCCctccttgatggcggtgaGATCGCGAACGTCCCAGAACTTGACACGGCCAGACTTGTCCAGCGAGACAACAACAGAGTCGTCCTGGCTAAAGGTAAAGTCCTTACCAGCCTTGCCAGTGTTGATCTTGAGGGAGCATTGGTTCAGCAGTGCCTCGGTATCCGCGACGCGGTCGTGTCCGGGCTTGAAGAGACCATTCTGCAGGATAAAGGACGGCCAGATAAAGTGGATAGACTTGCCGCGGCCCACGGCGAAGAACTCGGGGTGGTTAGTAGAGGCTCGAGCGCGAGTCTTGAGGGCGCCGCCGGGAGCGTCGCCTTCCTGAGAGTTGATGGGAGGCAGTGCGAAGCCGTACTGCTCAAGATGAGGATCCTCGAGGTGATCCTTTTCACCATCCTTGATCTGGACCCAGTAGACGGTGCCGCTGATGCCAGTCGCGATGATGGCCTCCCGGGGAACGCCTTCGTAATCGTGCGGGGTGACAGACATGGCGACGTTGAAGATGCGGTCCTTGGTGTCTCTAAAAACCTTTGCGTCCTTGCCATCGTCTTGACGAATGACACGTAAGCCACCCTGTTTGGACATGCCGTGAGTCATGTAGGACTGAGAGGCAGTGTACAAGTTGCGATCGATCTGGTCAAAGTCCTTCTTGAGGTGAGCAACGTCCATGATTGACTCTTCGCGGAACTGAGGACGAGGCTCGGTGGTGTCCTCTTGAAGCGTGATGGAAATCCATGGCTTCATCGGGAAGTTGTAGACCCTGACAGAAGGAGTCTCCTTTTCCTCGATGACGACAATCTCATCTTGATCAGCGCTCTCCCAGCTGTCGGCGATTCCATGATTGTCAATATCTCTGGGCTCTGGAGCCTCTTCCTTGGAAAGATGCTCCTGGGAGGAGCCGTATCCGCGGTGCTCCTGATCAGATTTGATGTCATCAATTATGTGCTTCTCAATGGAGCGGGTAGCGTCAGAGTAGTTGGATGGCTGGACCCAGTCACTCTCATCATGAGGTCGGACGGTGGCACTGTCGGCATAGTTGGATGCGGTCTCACGCTCAGCCCTGTCCAAGGCCTCTTGGGCGTCGCGATCGGCTCTACCGGCGAGATCGTGGACGGCCTCGGAAACAGTCTCTCTGTTCTTGTCAATGTTGACGAAGCTACCAAAGTCAGAAGTCGTAGGCGTCTGCTTTATGGACTGCTGAGTGGAATGATGCGAGTGCTGAGAGTGATGCGAATGATGCGATtgatgagaatgaagagatgaagctCGGTCAAGGCTGTGCCTAAACTGCTGGGGAGGGCTCTTCAGAGAGCTTCGCTCACTGCCGGCAAAGGGATTGGAGCCTGCCGGCGAGCTCTgatccttcttcaagatgtGGAACGCAGGCGGAGGGCCAGACCCATGGACGCTGCCGGTACTATGAGGCGACATCTGGTTCAATGTGCCCGCCAGCGCCTGGTACAGAACAGACACATCTGCGGGGTCCTTTGGCGtaggagagaagatgggatTGGCGTTGGCAGTGCCGTGCCcggcaaaggcctcgacctgctgctggtacAATTGCTGCGGGTGGTATGCGGtcgggtgctgctgctgcgagtgttgctgctgcgagtgttgctgctgcgagtgttgctgctgcgagtgttgctgctgctgaggctgctgctgctgaggctgctgtggGTGATGGCCATAGTAGCGGCTGCTCGTCTCTGACAGATGCTCCTGCGATTGTGGGGTGTGCTGGTTAGAGCGCGAAGACTCAACCAGCATCGGCTGGTCGGTCTGGCTAGGCTTGGGCCTgttgaggagattgagaaggtACGATCTGGTATCAGGCGGCGGCGTTCCGCTGGCAAAGGGATTCGCAGGCTGGGCCTGGACTTGGGGCGGCGTGGGAGCAGACTTGGGCTCGTCCATCTCGTGAGTGCCTTTCATAAGGGCAGCGAGCAGGCCCGTCGGATCGGCCGCCGTGGGGGCAGGCTGATGGATACGGGGCTGGAACTGGTGCGAGGAATGCATCTGGAGATGTTGGATACGCTGGTActgctcttcgtcgtcttcgtcgtcgaccTCATCGTCTTGCCTCTCAGGCTGCACCGACGACGGCTCTgggtgctgatgctggtgctggagctgggaaTGAGACTGGGAGGGGGACTCGGCCGcctgctgatgctgctgggcggATGATAAGGAAGCTGGCAGCGGAGCCTGAGCATGAGCCTGAGCTTGACCCTGGCCCTGACTCTGGCTCTGGTTCGACGCCTGCAGCAGGTCTTTGGAGCTGCCGGGGCCGCTAAACTTGAGCAGATTCAGCAGATTGGCAGTGCGTTCTGAATTGGGGCCGACGCCGCCAGACACGGGCGGAGTAGGTGCAGGAGGCAGATCCATGATGGGCGCGAGCTGCGAATTGAAGGCCGATCGAGCTATTCGATGCGGTGCGATGCAATGCTGATttggctgccgctgccgcgtGCGCGAGAGTTGGACGTGGAGGCAGGAGTGGAGCGACCCGACGCTGCGTGTCTGCCTCTGATTTCTCGGCTGGAGGGGGGGTGAAGAATTGAGTTTTGTGGCGATTGCGgggggaggagagaagatggggggtgatggcgaggaaggaagatgaagagggcgagTTGGGACTCGGGAGATGTTTGTAGGCGCTTGGGTTTGAACGAAGTTTCGTGacaggagagaaaaaaaacttggcACACAGTCAGGTCACAATTCACTTCGGCTGCAGCGTAGCACAAGGCAGCCTCTGCTACGGCGGCCTACTAAATGTTCCTAGTTCCAGTGCGTGCTTCTGCTAGCAGCGGAAATAAAGGTGCGGGAGAGCGCTTGTGGGCGCTAGAGCCTCCACTGGAGACGCGCCTGGAAATCCCACCAGTTTGCAGCGCACGGGCTGCTGAAGAGTTTAAGCTCCGGCGGGTTAGTCAGCGAGGCGAGCCCAAGATCTTGCCTTTCAGATGGAGATTTTATGCACAAAAAGGGTCAACAGGCGAAAGAAATTCGCTTGGATGAGAGAGAATTTTTCACAGGATCAGATTACTCTAGTGACCAACCAAGTAGGCAACGTATCAACATaggagaagggaagaaaaaacaagggaTCACAGCGCCTTTATGCGTGCACTAGCATGTACCCACTGCTGCCAGCTCACTCACACACACCTCTTCAAGCACGTCACAGATGCCCAACCGCAAAGCCCGAAGCGAGAAAGATAAGGacgaagaataaaaaaaaaagagagagagaaaatacacagaaaaaaagaaaaagcacagGGCATGTGCTTATCTAGACTTGGTAGAAGCcttattatatatagtaCTAAGCTTCTTTCTAATACCAAACAGCGGCGTGAAAGACGAAAGGGGAACCGCGAAAATGCGGTGTCGAGTCCACCACAGCCTCGTGTGGCGCAACACTAGCTCAGCCTCACCTCGACTCGAGCGCCAGTAGATCTCTCTCCAGCTACATATCCTATcttggactttttttttttcttacgaCAAAGCTGCCAGCAGTAATCTTATCCGTCTTGCATAATACAGGACAaattcctcttttttttttcttgcttatttattactttttggGGAATTGCATCCGTTTTCATATCGCCTCCGAGCTGGACTCACATCACATGCCTGGCTCTTCATACCCAGTAATATCCACATCATAGAGTCTCGCCACTCTCGGCTTTCCATCACTCAAGGGAGCTTTCAACTTCACAACTCCCTCAACTCAGCACCAATCCTTctctctgcatcttctctgcatcttctcgGAATCGCCGCGACCGAGAGCTCACCATGTTCTGCCTTCGAAGGTTCGTCTCCCAAACCATCAATCTCAACGCCAATCCATCCCtttgttctctctctctttataCATCACTAACAAACGCAACCCAACAGTTGGCTCCcgctcctcttcatcccaaCAAACGCCTCGCCcgccttcatcctcctcttcttcatctgcacCTACTTCCTCAACCGCCCCTGCGTCTACTGCTCCGTCCTCCtgctcatcctcttcctcacctCGTGCAACTGGTCCGACCGCTGCTTCTTCGACCTCGGCAGCAACTGGTTCCAGCCCCGGCCGACCGCCTCCGCGCCGTTCCTCCAAGACGACGAAACcaccagcggcagcagcgccttcAACGAAACCGTCGTCGACATGCTCAATTCCACCGCAACGgccgccgcccgcgccgccgccgaggagatTGCCGTGCTGAGGAACGAGTGGACGGGCGTGGGCTTCGAGTGGCTGCGCAACATGCTGGGCAAGCGGGAATGGAGGGTCGACTGCatggatatatatatcaGGCTGTAATGGGGATGATGttttgatgatgacgaaTAGCGATGGTGGCAGCGATAAACAGAGCGCCGAGGTTGGAATTATGAACATACgaaatactttttattttaattgATGACCTTGGGCGTTGGGCAGAAAAAgtttgagaagaaagaaggggcTATAGATTCTTTCGTTACGCCAGCGCAGGGATATGAACATACGGGCTACAGCATTTTGTCTATTATCTTTATTATCTTTAATTgccttcttgctgctgtaaTAATACACGAACGgcatccatcatccaggtACCATTGTGCGCATGTGCCCCCAGCTTGGCGACGGGTACCTACTACAGTAATCGCTCGGGATGACACTTTTGTCATACAGTTGACGTAGCCGCCGCGGCTAGTGGACCCCGtagcatcagcatcttcagcgtCGAGCCATAAAGCCAATGCCTGTGAAACATGCATGAATTAATCAGCCTCGATGTTTTAAAGTGCAAACATGATTAGCTGCTCTTAATGCCAAGACAGGGAATTTATATATGCATCAAAAGAAGTCTATTCACTGCTTCATTTTACTCTATATAGCTACCTAGGTAGATAGACACCAGGTATCATGGGCTTTGCGCAAATAAATCAACCACCAATTGGGATCTAAACGCGAAAGCAATATCCAAAAACTTCCATTATACAACAATCATCCAACGTTCCAGCCTCATTACAAGTACGCGCCTCTCTCCAGCTAACTACAGGATTTTCCACTTCCCAAAATAAACATAATCGTATTCGTCGCGGCATATTTCCATCTTTCCAGCTCATTGCGTACATACTTGCATCATTGGTATTCTTCATCACTCGCTGGTCAAAATAGCAGGAAGAGAGcggcaagaaagagaaaagggagaaatagaagcagaagaaaataaaagaagaagtaaatTACCCAAAGAAGTTGAATGGAGAGCCCCAATTCCAGCTTGAATGTCCTTGCCCATGCAtatcctcctcgtcctcggcaTAGTTCTCACCCAGAGTGAGCGTGTCTCCTGCAAGCATCTTGTCCACAATagcctcgtcatcgtcttcagAAAAGTCTGAATCCACGAGCGGCATGTCGGTTCGTGCCACAGTGCTCATCTCGGTGACCGTAGCAGTCATCCACTTCTCGACGGTCTGTGGCTCCACGGCAGGGCAAGGGTTCTCTCCGTCAACATTGTCCTGGGGCGTGAAGAGGATGTCATCCACGGGCGTGGTTCCATCCT is a window from the Trichoderma atroviride chromosome 5, complete sequence genome containing:
- a CDS encoding uncharacterized protein (EggNog:ENOG41), encoding MDLPPAPTPPVSGGVGPNSERTANLLNLLKFSGPGSSKDLLQASNQSQSQGQGQAQAHAQAPLPASLSSAQQHQQAAESPSQSHSQLQHQHQHPEPSSVQPERQDDEVDDEDDEEQYQRIQHLQMHSSHQFQPRIHQPAPTAADPTGLLAALMKGTHEMDEPKSAPTPPQVQAQPANPFASGTPPPDTRSYLLNLLNRPKPSQTDQPMLVESSRSNQHTPQSQEHLSETSSRYYGHHPQQPQQQQPQQQQHSQQQHSQQQHSQQQHSQQQHPTAYHPQQLYQQQVEAFAGHGTANANPIFSPTPKDPADVSVLYQALAGTLNQMSPHSTGSVHGSGPPPAFHILKKDQSSPAGSNPFAGSERSSLKSPPQQFRHSLDRASSLHSHQSHHSHHSQHSHHSTQQSIKQTPTTSDFGSFVNIDKNRETVSEAVHDLAGRADRDAQEALDRAERETASNYADSATVRPHDESDWVQPSNYSDATRSIEKHIIDDIKSDQEHRGYGSSQEHLSKEEAPEPRDIDNHGIADSWESADQDEIVVIEEKETPSVRVYNFPMKPWISITLQEDTTEPRPQFREESIMDVAHLKKDFDQIDRNLYTASQSYMTHGMSKQGGLRVIRQDDGKDAKVFRDTKDRIFNVAMSVTPHDYEGVPREAIIATGISGTVYWVQIKDGEKDHLEDPHLEQYGFALPPINSQEGDAPGGALKTRARASTNHPEFFAVGRGKSIHFIWPSFILQNGLFKPGHDRVADTEALLNQCSLKINTGKAGKDFTFSQDDSVVVSLDKSGRVKFWDVRDLTAIKEGSDPRNPAPAHSSLEIKEPLMTLASTPEGDKAWPTSVLLLDKQRPYQKRCALRYMIVGMKQNHTLQLWDLALGKPVQEFNLPHSKESDAVCSVMYHPASGMIIIGHPTRNSVYFAHLSAPKYNLRNVTQAEYIQKLVSQDPSIPQPDSTAVISGVREYSFANRGILRSLDILATPAMVQDTDEPTLFELYAMHSKGVACLMIKQAELGWSKDNKVLDPVDAVIEGVVTVSKLKTPVQTDVTNGTTTTEHTTPVRIATRSATREILQPPAQAAASSEAAATPRVVEQQVTTPAKPPKNDAKEIETPGQSSKENHPEKSERRQRKKKGKDAEANANGSASSHKGEAAAPPSKSAINGGLVAGGISSEAFDAAIGSLELRLGATVSDTFKASMNNLHNKINDSARVRDDSFNQHQLKLLDMVSDILNENTQKVLENLIHQQFTDVVIPSIGDKTSKAVADLVQNKIQVNMASTVQKEIQSALPHAVSRSLRSNDFINAISDRVSTVVTTSVQQEVISTISQRLAPTFNNIATQAAQRVATDIHKQYHEQFEQLKAQHAADNNKIDQLLSYVTRLSDMVSTMAASQSSLQAEFLKFKQQPVELPVVTAAGGGINVSHPASVAHSIGSHGYANTVASHRASFPPSQAPSQAPSHPQQYGSPQYMRGSQHVASPHGSAAPSDHVGPANNVAALAGAYASQMNKSEAEADNDLVQRIRVIETAIAENRLQDAMIQWIQSGRETEIFRRCLSRYPPGKFDSLQPLMLLVVIATISKDLKPNPRLKEEVEWIEMAVRSFGASLPNYNWDDDMSREVMKSTSQTMQLLITRVQPLIAGIQDGFPTDPFLANLDRGKLEWIVSTSQHILANFY